TACGATTTGTATCATAAAACGATTTTGCGGACCATTTTATGTAGCATGTTATGTGTaatattgtgattgaaatacgacgctaggaagaaataaaattaattgatgattttaactGATTATTATTATAACTAACATTGAAATGCACTACATATATTTTCGTAGGTATCGCAACCGGGCATTGTCCCGCTCGCTACTTTTCTAACTTCCACCGCCTCCATGCTTCCCTCAGGATCTTTGACGCCTCTTTCTTCCGGGTTAACATCGGAAATTTCCGGGCTACAATTCTGTCCGTGaactaggattggtcgatcttggatcgatctttgggagatcgatcttttatactcaaatttccgattttttggatcgattctttagcCTTGGAAAAGtcgattaaatcggtttaaTTTCGATCCGATTTTTCgatcttttgaagttttttttttctataaattgcgGAGATTCCGTGATTCAGTTTCATGCAAAATGCTCCACCAAAAAGACTGCTGTCCATTATTGTGCTTGCCAATAAAATTGAGACCGACATAATAAgtagggttttttttgtttctatatcCTTGAGGAAAACCAGAACTTTTATTAAATGCTCAAGTAATCCAAAGCTCGTGGTTAAACTTCTTATTGAAATCTTCGAATCTCATCGAGGTTATCGAAATCACAAAATTATCTGTAATATCACtgaatttttagcaaatttttgtcacagaatctgtgactCAGGTGAcagattaatgaaatttttcacagaaCGTACTAAATTTGTATGTTTTGCAcatacttttgaaattttgaatattaaaaaatgattcaattggTGAATATTCATATTGacttttctacaaaattaaTGACATCATTAAAGAAAACCGCCACCGAATTTTGaagtcaaaacacagaatttcagatttttatttgtcagaacacagaattttttgttCGGCTGATCAGCATTTAAATGAAAcctcaacaaaaaaatatttctggaaaaataaatccttcaattttttatcaatatttgaaCTAAAACATTCCTCAAATTAATATTTCCATATTTCCTCtactcttaaaaaaattatgcattAAGAATTTGGATACTTAAAGAATTTAACATGATCCTTCCAGATGATAGCTGAACACGTTACCTTTGTGTCATGACCTGTGACTGAATTGACCTGTGTCATCCAAAGTCATGAAAAGTCAAacattatgatattttttattgctcATACATTTGATATTCAAATGTATAATCTATCCCGCAATTTTACACTATTAACTTCAGCATAAAGCAGCCCTACCCCTTTTTAACAACAATTTATAAGATCGATCTTGCAGAGATCGATtcttttgcttcgattttttaggtggatcgatcctggaaccattcggctgaatcgatcttgggaatcgatcttttccaggaGATCGAACAATTCTACCGTGAACATTCCTTGATACTCGTAGTATGCACATGCAAATCGCCGGGTAATTATCCggcgggttttttttaatctgagcctagtaggggagagtaatcctgttattttttaatggaaaatgttAGTGAGGTGTCTGTCCAacgttgtttttccaaaacctacctttattatttttttcatcctttgctttagtcgtcaactttcacaaaattcaaatgctGATACAAAATTGGAAGCACGATCGCAAAATTGCACATCCACTGAACATGATTTATCACGATGAAGTTTTCATATCATGATGAGATGTGGGCGAACGCTAAGTATCTGTTAATACGAATCTGATTTGAtcgcattaaatatatttatatcgtgggtaaagtgaccgattatacgattataattatacttattataatatttgtagCTATATCGGAAAGGTGTCAATTTGCCTACTAATGTGACATTCTAGTAAACGTACAACGTGATACGAAAGACGATGCTTACGTAGTATTCTTTACGAATTTATTCGAAGTCATTTACGATTTCGATTCGAAAGTAATTTGTGTACCAATAAAATGCATCTTAAGAAATCTTATGCGATCgttataagatttcatttgacatcggCGGAACTAAATACGACTTCATCCAACATATCGTAACTAAGTCGTATTTCATTGGGAAGTTGCCTCTTCTACGATGAATAAACGATATGGTCGAATGGTAAGTGTACATATTTATGATTCCGATTTGAGTTGCATCTATATACGAGTTCGGCTGGCTGGGTAGAAAATATATATCCTTTTGCCCAAtgatagcttctaacttcagctttcttggacacttagtgattttttaagcattccatagctgatttacaatctttttttccaaagcatgcttttttggattttttgctTAGTCTTTGGATACATATTTGAGttttacattacgaggtttccaaaactataaataatgtaaaaatcggttgagaaacaagagacgATTTTAAACGAGAAGTGGTAAATGGACACTCaaactcaaggtctgattaggatGTTTTTTGTCTGGGCTTTTTATGTGCAATGGGAGAAAAGTGGCGTCTCAAATACTCATAGAAACacttctcgtattcaaatacccttccatgccaaattcggttccatCAGCTTGATTAGTTtccgagttatgtaaaaaaaactgtaaggaAGCCCCCGCTCTTCCCTCCCTTTCCCCCCGCTGAAAGAATTGTGGggaaccaaatattcatagaaaaaatCCTCGTACCCATatatcatgccaaatttggtacaatttgcttgatcagttaaaaagaaataataattaTGACACTAGTCTGGTTCCAAACTCATCACATAAAATTATCTAATTTGTaagaaaatctgtttttttttaacgagtGTCATTAAGTTCAGCAAGGTAgcatttaaacataaaaaattataaaattctcGTCTCTTTGTTTTCGTTTCAAGCATCCTCAACTCAAAGAATATAATAACCCCTTTGCCGGTGTATTTCGTTCTTCTGCGTTCGTCTCCGTTTTAAAGCTATTGAAACGACACCAAATGCACATCGTTTAACCCTCGAATTATGCTGATTCACAAAACGGCGCGCGTTCTGGCATCCACTTCAGGAGCCCTCTCCATCAATTGTCGGTATTGGAGTAGGTATTGGAAACACGAGATGGGTCCCTTTATTGCGTTGCATTACTTTCTTCTCCTGAACGTGACGCAGTTTCCGAAATCTGGGCCGATTAAATGTGTCATTAACGCACAAGAAGAGTGGACTATTCATCACTTCCTGCCATGTTGCTGCAGTTCTTCCTGGCTGTGCCTCTGGTATAGTAGAGTACAAGACAGAGGGATCCAcctattttttatggaaataaaaatcGACTGAATGTATATAGCCTGTCCATTGAGAGGGGAACGAGCAATTGAATCGAAAACGTGTTCGTTAAGTTCTTTTGTTATTTATTGTTAAGCAGATTCCTATAATGGTTATAGTTgtttaaaaagatgaaaaaatcaaattaaggtCCCCAAAAACAAAGGGGGTCAAGTGCCAAAACCATCTATTTTTAATTAGATAAGTATTCCATGTCTTAAAATATATCTGGTGTAAAAAATCTGTTTCCAAACTTCAAAATCTGGTATTAGTAACTCTAACTTGGAGTTCTAAGcaaaaatgaatgtttaaaaattcaattttaaagaaTAACTACAACATAACGCCctagaaaaacaaacatttgtaATTTTAGGAATCAGGAAAATGTTAACACTTGAAACAAATATACAGGAAGCACGAACCCATCCATTAGGACTACGCCGCCTTTATCGGAGTGAATAATTCATCCCAATTTTGTTCTGAATAGAACTACTTCTCCCTCTCGAAAATAAACCGAACCTGGTCAGGTAACCTTGATAATGAAAACGCATTTGTCAACCCTCAACAGCACAAATGGGGTTGGTTTTTCACCCTTGCTGCTTATGTATAAGGTATCGCGGAGTCTGCCTTCTCCGGCAAAACTTGCGTTCTGCGTATGCTGCTGCTTGCCACATCACCACACTGCTTTATTTCCGCTTTTCTCTTGGGGGTGATGATGACGGTGCGGGGACATAACAAAGATGCaaccattcgtttggtttttgtttAACCATAGCACGTCACCGATACTTTTggcgtaaataaaaaaaaaaacgttggaaATATGCTCAGCAGTCACGTTTTTTCCCGTAAAAGTCGGCTGACGATGGTAGCTTCTGACAcgagtgaaatttttctttgatttgcgtAGATTTGATGTGCTGGGTTGGTCACAAAGACTTGGGAAGGAGCAAGTACGCACCAAAACCGACCCTCTCTAGTTTTCTCtaacatcgtctgaactcgtcgagctgattcgataggtacctataaaggtatatctaggACCTATAATTAacgatctcccaaatcgaccgataaccataCCTTTCtaaaagaaaagcaaaaaaatattacatgCGTCCACGTGGTATATGAACGGCCCCTTCCAAAATacataatacaaaatttaacattcaaaactcaaaattcgaaattcaaaatttctcaaacttgaactttgcaaattttaaaaacaaaaagttcaaaataaaaaatcctacatttaaaaacaaaattgaaaataattttcagcaattttttttaacaataaaaaataataaatgagaTTAAATACAATCGTTAAATTGATTGTCTTTGATTAAAAACATTTGTTACTCTCACAATCTTTGGCTgttaatggtaaaaaaaatcaattgtataAAGATTTAATaacgtttttaaatttctgcaaaaaagGATCTTTATGTAAACTTCTTAACATATGAACAATACTGTAATATGTAATGATTACCATGGTTACACTTGTACAGTTTATTGTGTGATCAATATTTGTAGCTGTTCATAAGTCGCGTCTTACTTCCCCTGATTCAGTGTCAGTACTTgctagaagataaaaaaaatgttttggggttTCAGCGAAGCATTGAACCTTTTTGAAGAGTATTGCCGATATTATGACCCCAACGAAGCCCCGCCGGAAGAACTGAACATTCTTCTATTCGGACTCGGTGATccacggcacattttgaaaagtgCATCTAAATCGTTTCTCCACTCAACAAGACTGAACTTTTTCCTCGCGGAGGGATGCTTGGAATTGATAGCTCGAAATCTGCTACTCACCTCGATTGCTTTCGAAAATGGACAGCAGCTATCGGTCAAAGGCAAAACTCACCTGTTTATGGACATCTTTGGAAACACTTTGCTGCGCCCTTTCTCCAGCGGGTACATCAATGCAAAAGCCCGGGTGCTTACGGATATGATTACAGATTTCGATAAGGCCGAACGGATTGCGccgattttctcacttgaagggCTGCGTTACAAGGAGCGGGACGGCTTGGAGAATGTGTTCAACTTTTGGACTAACCACCAGAAGCACGTGTTCAATGTAGCGCACTACTGGGATGGTGAGaacgaaataataataaaaaaatagaagtcAGGAATTATGATTTTGAATACAACAAAgtttaaagataatttttttttcgcaattcggATACAGCATAAGTACTGTACGCATATCTTTAAAAGGATATGTGAAGGATAATATCAAAAAAGATTCCGTTACATATTATGTAACGGAATCTTTTTTGATCACCTTGCATTATCACTAGCAAAAGAAGATTTccttatttcagattttgaatcttaaatccTAAATccttaattttcttttcgttgTAGCTCGTTTGCGTCAAACTTTAGGCATCCGATATGACCACAAAATGGGCGCGTTTGATTGGGATCTTCACATGCGATTGCGAGAGAACGGAGCTAAGCAGATTTGTAACCAAGAGTATAAACATTGGCGCAGTACCGGAATTGCCTTCACCTTTCCCGAGTACGAACAAAGTGATCCGAACAAAACGCTGGCCGTTGGACTAGCGCGAGATGGCGATAGCTATCGCCATCGGGGTTTGGTGGGAGACATGAGCGTAGGGCCGTTTATTTCGTTCGGAATTAGAGTTCCCGAGGAAGAACTATCTCATTCGAAGCATGGTGTCAATGATTATCGCGCAACTGACAT
This sequence is a window from Uranotaenia lowii strain MFRU-FL chromosome 3, ASM2978415v1, whole genome shotgun sequence. Protein-coding genes within it:
- the LOC129755300 gene encoding dynein axonemal assembly factor 3 homolog encodes the protein MFWGFSEALNLFEEYCRYYDPNEAPPEELNILLFGLGDPRHILKSASKSFLHSTRLNFFLAEGCLELIARNLLLTSIAFENGQQLSVKGKTHLFMDIFGNTLLRPFSSGYINAKARVLTDMITDFDKAERIAPIFSLEGLRYKERDGLENVFNFWTNHQKHVFNVAHYWDARLRQTLGIRYDHKMGAFDWDLHMRLRENGAKQICNQEYKHWRSTGIAFTFPEYEQSDPNKTLAVGLARDGDSYRHRGLVGDMSVGPFISFGIRVPEEELSHSKHGVNDYRATDITERNIFEIMYELQERKEYVLDMKDIHQYGTYVLDPGRNLNKDQIRVESVDACKYDQPLIPCKNLKISYISIDDVLKIQAKPEHRNKYDMVLVANNYFSFLKADFCQLLKPDGLLFLETRHLTTDGKEDISKFTTQLRDYAKNLALKPLTNFAINVPYSTLRYKNVLQAQGNNSE